In Xylocopa sonorina isolate GNS202 chromosome 3, iyXylSono1_principal, whole genome shotgun sequence, one genomic interval encodes:
- the Syd gene encoding JNK-interacting protein syd isoform X4, with amino-acid sequence MNQIEMDQETVYGTHEDSHVVMSEKVQSLAGSIYQEFEKMIARYDEDVVKDLMPLLVNVLECLDISYTENQEREVELELLREDNEQLVTQYEREKQLRKTSDQKLLELEDVAEDERKELLSKIDSLESIVRMLELKTKNSHDHVVRLEEKEAELKREYTRLHERYTELFKTHVDYMERTKMLVGSTERLENASSGRGPSRLPSLGLAHMSRSSGPLSYGFQSLEASINSEDVLEESPPNAAANLRTEMLDSSSEAAIETSDKSQLTDKPAQANKTTAISRHESPETEIPPPLVTPTSPTTVEKLVTTPSGRSRTEREQRSGNTLYQELSFQDADALGEMDEGADITGSWVHPGEYASSVSDNFFGMGKEVENLIMENNELLATKNALNVVKDDLIVKVDELTSEQEILREEVRGLQQARERLRQKVASLEEELKKVKEEAEAAAKAAKSDDEEDVSLAQRKRFTRVEMARVLMERNQYKERFMELQEAVRWTEMIRASKTDPSSISGGKVSVWKFFSSLFTGPADRGGLVRGVHTLPHIRYSAPTNQVVPAPPLDTMRRRTLKGRHEFFDQGDTISSEKLVARRANERREQYRQVRAHVRKEDGRLHAYGWSLPGKPSAPVRQPVPVPVYCRPLQESEPGMKIWCGAGVNLSGGKTRDGGSMVGGSVFYAAEAQEMSASTKTEAEDAIEHLDKELQENENQRIEAEQVEQQLSSLVWICTSTQKMSKVTVIDANNPADILEVFSVCQGHLLCIASVLGAKESDYAQAVNEDLIQTTNGLDENDSFEVITNPITELDNQKNKQEIQVSSEKNKNESDSASEEQNNENAEKSDDANQNTTTEPQSLESVDSETTNLGKVHFVKANLETPNSRLDEKDDTTEEKEDAVEEDAPMEKMSSIQPTMWLGAQNGAVFVHSAVAKWSVCLHSVKLKDAALAIVHVQGRVLVALADGTVALFRRGVDGQWDLSQYHVITLGSPQHSIRCMAAVSGRTVWCGYRNKIHVIDPVSMTVECTVDAHPRRESQVRQLAWLGEGVWVSIRLDSTLRLYHAHTYQHLQDVDIEPYVSKMLGTGKLGFSFVRITALLISSNRLWIGTGNGVIISVPLSESAGGSMAVSRVQAGNANKTEAPGVGVRIFASDRGVTPGSFIPYCSMAHAQLSFHGHRDAVKMFVAVPGHGGQSAVSDGSQPAMLVLSGGEGYIDFRVADEAEDESDVATHLIVWQLVR; translated from the exons ATGAATCAAATAGAAATGGATCAGGAGACAGTGTACGGAACCCATGAGGATAGTCATGTGGTTATGTCAGAGAAAGTGCAATCTCTGGCAGGGAGTATTTATCAGGAGTTTGAAAAGATGATTGCACGTTACGATGAAGATGTGGTCAAGGACCTAATGCCTCTGCTAGTCAATGTTTTAGAATGTCTAGATATATCTTACACGGAAAATCAAGAACGCGAAGTCGAGCTAGAATTGTTAAGGGAAGACAACGAACAGCTTGTTACGCAGTACGAAAGGGAGAAACAATTAAGGAAAACGTCCGATCAG AAATTGTTGGAGCTTGAGGATGTAGCCGAGGATGAGAGAAAAGAGCTGTTGTCGAAAATTGATAGTTTGGAATCTATAGTAAGGATGCTGGAATTGAAGACAAAGAATTCACATGATCACG TTGTTCGTCTTGAAGAAAAAGAGGCAGAGCTGAAGCGCGAGTATACCCGTCTGCATGAGAGATATACAGAACTATTTAAAACTCATGTAGATTACATGGAAAGAACAAAGATGTTAGTTGGAAGTACAGAAAGATTAGAAAATGCGTCTAGTGGTCGGGGACCATCGCGTTTGCCGTCCCTTGGACTGGCTCATATGTCACGAAGTTCCGGACCATTGAGTTACGGTTTCCAGAGCTTAGAGGCTAGCATAAACTCGGAAGACGTTCTAGAAGAGAGTCCACCGAACGCTGCTGCTAATTTAAGGACAGAAATGTTAGACAGTAGTAGCGAAGCTGCTATCGAGACATCCGATAAGAGTCAATTAACGGATAAACCTGCACAAGCAAACAAAACGACAGCAATTTCTAGAC ATGAAAGCCCAGAAACTGAAATACCTCCACCTTTGGTCACGCCAACGTCACCAACAACTGTAGAGAAATTAGTTACTACTCCAAGTGGGAGAagtagaacagagagagagcaACGTAGTGGTAATACATTATACCAGGAACTCAGTTTTCAGGATGCTGACGCGTTGGGTGAAATGGACGAAGGAGCAGATATTACTG GTAGTTGGGTTCATCCCGGAGAGTATGCCTCGTCGG TCAGTGACAACTTCTTTG GAATGGGTAAAGAGGTCGAGAATCTTATTATGGAAAATAATGAGCTGCTAGCCACAAA AAATGCACTAAACGTCGTTAAAGATGATTTAATTGTTAAAGTCGATGAACTTACAAG CGAGCAAGAAATATTACGCGAAGAAGTACGCGGCTTGCAGCAAGCCAGAGAACGTTTACGACAAAAAGTCGCTAGTCTTGAAGAAGAGTTGAAAAAGGTTAAAGAAGAAGCAGAGGCAGCAGCGAAAGCAGCCAAAAGCGATGATGAAGAAGACGTATCCTTAGCACAAAGAAAGAGATTCACGAGAGTTGAGATGGCCAGAGTACTTATGGAGAGGAATCAATACAAGGAACGATTTATGGAACTTCAAGAAGCCGTTAGATGGACAGAAATGATAAGAGCCTCGAAGACTGATCCTTCTAGTATATCAGGGGGAAAAGTATCTGTGTGGAAGTT TTTTAGTAGTCTCTTCACAGGACCTGCGGATCGAGGAGGCCTGGTTCGCGGAGTACACACGTTACCTCATATTAGGTACAGTGCACCAACAAATCAAGTTGTCCCAGCACCACCATTGGATACCATGCGTAGACGTACGTTAAAGGGTCGCCATGAGTTTTTCGACCAGGGAGACACCAT ATCTTCTGAGAAACTCGTAGCCAGACGTGCGAACGAACGAAGGGAACAATATCGTCAAGTCCGTGCGCATGTTAGAAAAGAGGATGGACGATTGCATGCCTATGGGTGGAGTTTACCTGGGAAACCAAGTGCTCCGGTTAGACAACCTGTTCCTGTTCCAGTCTATTGCAGGCCTTTACAAGAATCAGAGCCTGGCATGAAG ATATGGTGTGGTGCAGGTGTAAATCTAAGTGGTGGTAAAACACGAGATGGTGGTTCCATGGTCGGAGGAAGTGTGTTCTACGCCGCCGAGGCTCAAGAAATGAGCGCGAGCACAAAAACCGAAGCTGAAGACGCTATCGAGCATCTGGACAAGGAGCTTCAGGAAAATGAAAATCAGAGGATAGAGGCAGAACAGGTGGAGCAACAGTTAAGCTCGCTAGTTTGGATCTGTACGTCGACTCAGAAGATGTCGAAGGTTACTGTGATAGATGCCAACAATCCAGCCGACATTTTGGAAGTTTTTAGCGTTTGCCAGGGACATTTACTTTGCATCGCGAGCGTACTCGGAGCCAAAGAGAGTGATTACGCTCAAGCTGTGAACGAGGATTTGATTCAAACTACCAACGGATTGGACGAGAACGATAGCTTTGAAGTGATCACCAATCCGATTACCGAATTGGACAATCAGAAGAATAAGCAAGAAATTCAAGTTTCGTCGGAGAAGAATAAGAACGAGTCGGATAGTGCTTCGGAAGAACAGAACAATGAAAATGCCGAGAAGTCGGATGATGCCAATCAGAATACCACTACTGAACCGCAAAGTTTGGAGAGTGTAGATAGCGAAACGACGAATTTAGGGAAAGTACACTTTGTTAAAGCTAATTTAGAGACACCAAATTCACGACTAGATGAAAAAGATGATACAACTGAGGAAAAAGAAGACGCAGTCGAGGAGGATGCACCTATGGAAAAAATGTCTTCGATACAGCCGACCATGTGGCTTGGAGCTCAAAACGGTGCGGTATTCGTTCATTCAGCCGTTGCTAAATGGTCGGTCTGTTTGCATTCTGTAAAACTGAAGGATGCTGCGTTGGCTATCGT TCATGTACAAGGAAGAGTTCTTGTTGCTCTTGCCGATGGAACTGTTGCATTGTTCCGAAGAGGCGTAGACGGACAATGGGATCTATCTCAATATCATGTGATTACCTTAGGTAGTCCACAACATTCAATTAGATGTATGGCTGCTGTTAGTGGCAGAACTGTATGGTGCGGatatagaaataaaattcacgtaATAGATCCAGTTTCTATGACTGTTGAG TGTACCGTAGACGCTCATCCGCGTCGAGAATCGCAAGTAAGACAGTTGGCTTGGCTTGGTGAGGGGGTGTGGGTCAGCATTAGATTGGATTCAACTCTGAGACTTTATCACGCTCACACTTATCAGCATCTTCAGGATGTTGATATCGAGCCTTACGTTAGCAAAATGCTTGGTACCGGGAAATTAGGTTTCTCTTTCGTGAGAATCACGGCGTTGCTCATTTCCTCCAACAGGCTCTGGATTGGAACAGGAAACGGAGTGATTATTTCAGTTCCTTTATCTGAAA GCGCTGGCGGTTCAATGGCAGTGTCTAGAGTTCAAGCAGGAAATGCAAATAAAACCGAGGCCCCAGGAGTTGGTGTCAGAATTTTCGCCTCAGATCGTGGTGTTACGCCTGGCAGTTTTATACCTTACTGCAGCATGGCTCATGCTCAACTTAGCTTCCATGGACATAGAGATGCGGTGAAAATGTTCGTTGCAGTACCTG GACATGGTGGTCAGAGCGCAGTATCAGATGGTTCTCAACCGGCCATGCTTGTTCTTTCAGGAGGCGAAGGTTACATAGATTTCCGAGTTG CAGATGAGGCGGAAGACGAGAGTGACGTGGCTACTCATCTGATTGTATGGCAGTTGGTCAG GTGA